The DNA region ATGATGAGTTTAACGGGAAAGAATTGGATACCACAAAGTGGGGATTTAGGCTGCATATAATGCAAACTCGCCATATAACTTGGACGGATGACGCTTATAAATTAGACGGTAAGGGTAGTCTGCTGATGAAAGCGTATAAAAATGAAGGAGAATATCATACCACACAACTACAAACGGGAAGCAATTTCATGGATCGGCCCGGAAATCAGTATGGAAAGACAGAATTGACTTGGCCAATAGCGAATCTGAAATCCCCCAAGTTTTTACATAAATATGGGTATTATGAAATTCGATGCAAATTACCGACCCAAGAAGGATGGTGGGTCGCATTTTGGTTACAATCTCCAACCATAGGCTCATCATTGGACCCCTTGGCTTCTGGAGTGGAAATCGATATCATGGAGAATTTTAAAAGAAATGGTACGATTAGCCAAAATATTCATTGGAACGGGTATGGAGAAAACCATGAGCACGAGGGATCTGGTGAAATGAAAATGGGTTTGAACGATAACGAGTTTCATACCTACGGGGTTGATTGGAGTCCAACAGGCTATGTTTTTTATGTTGACGGAAAGGAAACTTGGCGGATATCTGGTCCTGTTTCCCATACAGAGCAGTTTATTTTGGTATCTGCGGAATGCAATGGGTATCGGGAAGGAGCTGCGTCCCCGATTCTTAAAGAGGCTATACTACCTGATTATTTTGAAGTCGATTACGTACGGGTGTATGATGAAGTAAAAATTTAAAAATGAGTGTAGAATAATTAAACTATCGAATTCAGCATTTTAAAAAAATCAAACAACCCAAATCAAAAGACAATATGCAACGACGAATTTTTTTAGAAAAAATACCCACCCTTGGTCTGGGGGTTTTTCTACTTCCTTCAACTGCATGTGATTTACTTTCAGAAGTTAGATTTAAAGGGACCAAAACAATCGATGTAAAGATTATTTCCCAAAATCCAATTGAAATTCCAAAAGGGAAAAGAGCTGCATTTGGATGGCGTACAGCCGGTATAAGGCCTAATGACTTTATTGTTTTAAAGCCATTATCAAACCTTCCAAACACAAATGTTTTTTTTAGGATATCCATAGCTCAAGAAACGTGGGACGAAAAATTATTGAAAATTAGAATACCTGATACTGAAATTGATATAGGCTCTATAGCTATTAAAAGTTCTTCCGTATTGGTACCATACGAACTCGAAATTGATAAAAAACATGTTCGGTCAATAAATAAACATGGTCTTGTCCTTTTTCTGGAAGCTTCTGAGCCACTTTGGATTTTTGACAGGCAATCAATCGATGGTAACAATCAATTATTATTGCCACATCTTTGTGTTTCTACTGAGAAAAATGGTTCCGTAGAGACCTTTTTGGACAATTTTATGTCACTTAACTCAATACAGGCATTTGGCTGGCGAGAAGGAACAGTGCTTGATGGTCTTTGGCAGATTTACTCACAAAAAGGTACGCAACAGGCTTTGGACATTATTAAAAAGCATTTTGATTTATTTTTTGATGATAATAAAAATCTAATCTATGAAAATGCTCATAGTATGCCAAAGTTTAATCAAATAGATGGAATTGAATCTACAATTCCATTTGCAACATTAGCTCGGTTAGATGCTTCTCATCCAATATTAAAAACAGTAGTCAAAGCTTGGGATTCTTATACAAAAGAGAACGGTATGGTTACCGATGGCCATTCACTTACCGCCGAGGGATGTTATACGGTGGCATATCCAATGGCGGTTATCGGAAAATTGTGGAAACGTAAAGATTTGATGCAAAATGCTTTGGAACAGCTCAGACATCGTTTTGTATTGCTGAACAATGGCTCTTTTTACTTACGGTATAACCAAGGAGAAAAGACATATAAGAATTGGGCAAGGGGTGCAGCGTGGTTTTTATTGGGGTCCGTTCGAACAATTTCTGAACTGGAAGGAGAAATCGAGGATCAGGTAATTATAGAAAAGTTTAGAGAGGGAGTTGATATTGTTGTTGCTATGCAACGCGAAAATGGGCTATGGAACTGCTTTATGGATCAAGATGTTGCACCTGATACTTCTGGCTCTGCCGGAATTTCGGCAGCAATTATGACAGGGGTACAAAATGGTTATTTGGAGTCAAAATATGCGATATATGCTAAAAAATGTTGGATAGGTCTGCAGCAGTACCTTACACCGGATGGTTTTCTTAAAGGAGCAGCTCAAGATAATAGGGGAGGAATTGGATTGCAACAAAGTAATTATCGAGTAATTGCCCAAATGGGAATGGGAATGATGGCCCAATTATATGCCTTTAGAAAATAAATACTCATTTATTTAATCGGCAAAACTTAAAATATAATAGGGGTAAAGGAATCAGTAAATAAATAAAAGCAAATCACTATGCGTCTAATCGTGGTAATTATTATAGTATTTATCAATAATATTACTTTTGCACAAAACAATACCGATGTAAGTTTGTTTTTTAAAAAGGATAGTACAAACTACTTAAATGAGGTAAGCTCCAAGGAGGGAGATTTATTTAATGTTTTGGGGCATCATGGATCAGCTATTGAAAATGAGTGGCTTGGTTTTAGAATCTATTTTAACAAGGTGGCCGCTATTGATGTATACTCTAAAACGAAAGAAGGTTTAGAGATACGTAAAGCACAATGGTACCCTAGCGTGGAACAGCAAAAAAATGGATGGGGTGCGGATTATTATAAAGTTGGGAATACGGTAGGACTTGGCGGTATTCGATTATGGGATGGGGAAAAGGTAGTGCCCTTGAACCCCATTACCAAAAGAACTGCAAGAGTGGTAAAGGAAGGAACTATTTCTTATATGGAAATGCTTTCTGAAGGCATACCATACAAAAATACAAATGTTGATATATTGGTACGGGTAACCGTTTTTACGGGTATTCGTAAAGCCAAGGTAGAAGCATTTGCCCTTACCTCCGAACCTGTACAATTTGTCACAGGAATTAATCATCACCCAGGGCATAAGATTAATAGTGAGTCTAACTATATTTCCACATGGGGTTTACACCCCGAAGATGTGGCGGTGGATAAAATTGAAATAGGGTCTGCAATACTGTTTAATCCCAATGATTTTGTTCAAAAAATCAGCGAAGAAAGTCAATATCTACTTGTATCAAAACCAACAAAACTATTGGAGAGTTGGATTGTTTCAGCTAATGCTAAAGAAAAAAAGCTAAATACCTTTGAAAAGTTTTTAGCGTATATTGAGGAAGAATCAAAACTCTAATAAATCTTCGAAAGTAAAACGGGAAACTCTTTATATGCTTATTTCGATTATGGAATTCAGTAACCTGTTGTAACCCTTACAATTTCTAAAAGCTAATTTTTTCCAAAGTCAGTATGTATTGATTCAATATCAAGAGCCTCATTGTCGCCTTCATGAACAAGCAACCGATAACGTAAAGTTGTAGGTTGAGTTTCTGATAAAGGTACGGCACTTTCTCCGGGATAAGGGTAAACGGCATTTTGCATACTTCCTTTGGAGCGCAAAACCCATGGATTTGGAAAGCCGGGATTATCCGGATGACTAAGAATGCTCAGTCCTGAGAGCACGCCGTCTTTACTAAAAGACCCAGAAATATCTATCCAGTCACCTGCAATTACGGGTAAAATGTCGGGTGTTACCACTCCAGTAGAACTGGCGAAAGCAATATCGTTTACTAGACGAACTCGAGCAGAAAAACCTCCATAACCTGTTTTATTTTGAGCCCCACCTAGACTCATATTTGACTCTAAAGCGCATATAGATATTTTAATGTCTATTTGTCGATAACGATTTTTAGTGGGGTAGACTTTTATTGTAGTCATTTCTCTAACTACAGGCTTTTCTTTACCATTTTCATCCTTCCAACGAGTGGTTTTCCATAGCACTTCAGCTTGTATAGCTTTAGCTTTTCCCTCAACCTTGAGCTCTTTGACGGATTTTACAATCCAGTGAAAATCATTTATATCCCATGCATCTCCTAATTTTGTGTCGTTAATGTATAATTGATGCCACGCCCAAAAAACACCTCTATGATGTAGATGGTCTTTAGGGAAGTCCTCAGTTAGTATTTGACCATCCAAAGTATACAGCGGGTGTATATAATTAGATCTTTTATAAGTGCCATTCAGCGATTTGTCAGCTATTTGGTAATTCAAGATGCTATCCTTATTTTCCGTAAAACAGGCTATATTACTTTGAATTTTGACGTTAATGTTTTGTGCGCTTAGAATATTTGTTAGACTGATAAATAATAATAATCGATACATGTTAACTTGTTAAAAATTATCCGAAAATTTAAGTACTATAATTTTCGATAAAACATTCTCATTTTATGTTATGAAAGTAGGCGATTTTTAAGGTTTTTACATACTAAAATGATAGGTATGTCATAATGGTGAGCTTATTATTTTTTATTCAGTAAGAAAGTTGCCTGAAGCAATATTAAAATTAAGTCTTTTAGATGCTCGAATTAGCAGGTCGTTTTAAGACCAATGAGAAAAATAAGAGGGAATAAAGTAATTCTTACGTTAAATATATTATGAACCATAAGGTTATATTCTCTTGTTTGAATAAGTTCGATTCGCGCCTCGAGTACAGAGTAGAAAGAAAAAAGCTGAGATGTATTCTCGGCTTTTTTTATGCCCAAAAATATAGATTCAAAATTACAACTTTCACTACCTTAGCAACTATGAATACAATTGAAATTCGTACCGTAGATGTGGTTCAATATATTAAACCTTTACGTGAGGGAGGTTCACTTCCCGGGCTTGTAAAAGCGGACGATGAATTTTTGTATGTCATAAAGTTTAGAGGTGCGGGGCAAGGCAAAAAAGCTTTGATTGCCGAGCTAATTGGAGCCGAACTTGCCCGTGCTATGGGGCTTAAAGTCCCGGAAATTGTTTTTATGAATTTGGACGACAGTTTTAATAAAACTGAGCCAGATGAAGAAATTCAAGATTTACTCAAGTTTAGTGTGGGTTTAAATTTAGGATTACATTACCTGTCAGGATCCATAGTTTATGACCCGTTGGTGTCTGTTGCAGACCCCTTGACAGCTTCAAAGGTTGTTCTGTTGGATGGTATGATCAGTAATATAGACCGTACGGCAAAGAATACAAACTTGCTTAATTGGCACAAAGAGCTTTGGCTCATTGATCACGGTTCTAGTTTTTATTTCCATCACAATTGGGAAACCTGGCGAACCCATTTGGACAGAACTTTTCCGGCTATAAAAGATCATGTGCTTTTAGAGCGAGCTAGCGAATTGACGCAGGCAGCGAACGAAATTAAAGAGCGAATAGATGAAACTGTGATTGCAGAAATTGTATCTAATGTTCCTGAAGATTGGTTGTTGAGTGAATCCGATCAGTTAACGCCACTGGAAAAACGAGCGGCATACAAAGAGTTTTTGAACACCCGATTGGCAAAATTAGAAGTGTTGGTTAAAGAAGCGGCAGATGCAAGATAGAGTTACATATGAATTTGCCATAATAAGATTAGTTCCAAAAGTAGAACGTGGAGAATTTATAAACGTTGGGGCCATTGTGTTCTCTAAAAGAAAAAAGTTCTTACGCATGAAGTTTGCCATTGATCCAAATCGTTTAAAAGCATTTGCTTGCGATGTGGCACAGGAAGATATAGAAGCGTATTTAAAAGCTTGGAAGTTGGTATGTGAGGGTGAGCCTAAAGGTGGGGTTATTGGGACGCTGGACCTGCCCTCAAGATTTCGCTGGCTAACCGCTTCTAGGAGTACAATTATACAAAGTTCAAAACCGCACCCTGGTCTTTGTACGGACCCTGAGAAAGAGTTGGAAATACTTTTTAACTTGTATGTTCTTTAATTTATGAGGTGTTTTTCAGGTAAATTTCGTTTTTCTTAGTAATACTCAAATGAATTGTAATATTCACTTTTAAGGCATCATGTTAGTTTTGAAATTCCGAATTTTTTAGATTCAATCGGCAGTGATTTCTACAAGTTGTTAAAAAAAATCTTAAATTTAAAGGCTGCTATGCATTGATTAGCAGTTTTCTACTCCCCCATAGAAATACACGAGATAGCTTAGAACTATACCTCGTGCAATTAATAATGTCCAGTCCCTTTCTTTAAATGTAACAACCGTAAACCGTAGAATGAACAAACCGCTTAATGTAAATAGTCATTTTAATAAAGATAAAATATACACCCAAACTGTTTTGGATCACATGGGTGATTCGGTATTTGTAAAAGATGCCCAGAGTAGATTGGTAATTGTCAATGATGCTTTCTGCAAGATGATGGGGCTTTCTCGTAAAGACATTCTAGGAAAAACCCTTGCAGAAGATTTTGCCCCAGAGGAAGCTGAGTCTTTTTTAAAAGTTGACCAACAAGTTTTGGAAAGCGGTATTGAAAGTGTTGTAGAGGAAAAAATTACGGTTAGAGGAGGGAAGTCAAAAATTATTTCCACTAGGAAATCACGATTCATTGATGAAAAAGGTCATAAATTTCTTGTGTGTGTGCTTCGCGACATATCCGAAAATAAAAAAGCAGAAGAAGATTTACGTAAAAGCGAAACCCAATTAAGGAAAGTTGGAGATACCAAGGATAAACTATTTTCGATTATAGCACATGATTTAAGAAGTCCGTTTAATAATATCAGTTTGTTATCAGATTTGTTGGGGGATTCGATTCAAAAGAATGATGTTGCACAATCTAACGAGTATTTAGAATTAATCGATAGGACCACTAAAAACAGCCTTAACCTCTTAGATAATCTTTTGAATTGGGCAAAATCTCAAATGGGTCAACTAGAACTGGAATCAAAAAGTGTTTGTGTTCATCAAATAATAAATGAAACTTTAGAATTATACGAGACTATAGCAAAAACCAAGGATATAACTCTAAATTATTCTAAAGTTGAAGCTATAGAGGTGCGTTCTGATGATAAAATGATAAGAACGGTAGTGCGTAATCTGGTCTCAAATGCTATTAAATTTACAAAACCAGGTGGAAATATAAATTTGTCCACTGCACTGAGCGACACCCACGTAGAAGTGACGGTTTCTGACAATGGCGTTGGTATGAGTTCAGATACTTGTAAAAGATTATTTGGCATTAATACCAATATGGCCTGCGTGGGCACGGCAGACGAAAAAGGTTCCGGTTTTGGTCTAGTGCTCTGTAAGGAGTTTGTAGAAAAACTAGGAGGAAAAATCTGGGCGGAAAGTACATTGGGGGAAGGCAGTGACTTTAAATTTACTGTGCCATTGAATATGCCCAAATAACCCTGTTTCCTAGTTTAAAGTTGAATAGGAAAAAGAGATGTCTGTTCTCTTTTGTTTAGTTTAGAGATTAAAATTGAATAAAAGGAATGGACGGCACTACTTTAAAGACTTTTTTAACGACAAACCTAAATGTTGACGAGGGTGAGATTTTTGCAATACTTGAGAATTGTAAGAAAAAATCAATCCAAAAAGATACATTCTTATTACGTAAAAATGAACGTTGTGAGCACACTTTTTTTGTTGAAAAAGGCCTGTTAAGGCAGTACTCTATAGACAATAAGGGTAAAGAGCATGTAATTGCTTTTGCCCCGGAAAATTGGTTTGTAACGGATCGTGAAAGCAGTTATTTTAATTCGCCTTCAGCATATTATATACAAGCTTTAGAGGCTAGTAGGGTGGTGTTGTTAAACGATGCTTTTATTCAACAGTTATCTAAAAATATTCCATCTTTTTCTGATTTTAATAATCGGCTTCTTCATAATCATATTCGGCACTTACAGAAGAGAGTAAACGGACTTCTCAGTGCATCGGCAGAAGAAAGGTATTTGCAGTTTGTGAAAATGTATCCAGATATTCTTTTGCGAGTACCACAAACAATGGTAGCATCCTATTTAGGTGTTACTCCAGAAAGTTTAAGCAGAGTTAGAAAGGGTCTTGCGCAAAAACATTTTAAAAAATAGCTTCTTACCATACATCAATGTACGGCTTGGTTTATCGCAATAAATTTGTAGTATAAAATGATAAAGACATGAAAACAAGAACAGTAGAATTAGTGGTAAAACCAAAAGACCCACATTTTGTTGGAGATGGTTTTAGAGTGCATAATTTCATACCCAGCGGTTTTAGATTGGATATGGAGCGAATGAATCCATTTATTATGATGGACTACAATTCAAAGTTTCATTTTTCTGCAACAGATTCCCCTAGGGGTGTTGACGTACATCCACATAGAGGTTTTGAAACCGTCACTATTGCTTACAAAGGCAAAGTGGCTCACCATGACAGTAGTGGTGGCGGAGGGGTGATTAGTGAAGGTGATGTACAATGGATGACTGCTGCAAGTGGTGTTTTGCACAAAGAATACCATGAAGAAGAATGGGCAAAAAAAGGGGGCGACTTTCAAATGGTACAGCTTTGGGTGAATTTGCCTAAAAAAGATAAAATGAGCGAACCCAAATATCAAGCAATAAAAAAGGAAAATCTAAACCGGTTCAAACTTCCGAACAAAACGGGGGAGGTTGAGGTAATTGCGGGAGAATACAATGCGGTAAAAGGTGCGGCTTCTACATTTACTCCAATTAATATGTTTAATGCCAGATTGGAAAAAGGAGGTAAAGTGGATTTTTCGTTTCCGGAGAACTATAATACCGTTCTTTTGGTTATTGAAGGTAGTGTTACGGTAAATGGTACAGATCATGCCCCTACGGATCATTTGGTGTTGATGGCCAATGACGGGGAGAATTTTACGGTAGAAGCTTCTGAAGATGCATTAGTCTTGGTTTTAAGTGGCGATCCCCTAAACGAGCCTATTGCTGCTCACGGTCCGTTTGTTATGAATACCAGAGAAGAGCTGATGCAGGCTTTTCACGACTTCAATAACGGCAAATTTGGATACTTGGAGAACTAATAGATTTTAAATTTTTATGGCGACAAGGTGAAAAGAAGTATTGTTTCATTTTGTCGCTTTTTTATGGTGTTTAATTTGGGTTGTACAAGTGTGTAAAGTAATGTAAATTTAGATTTTATATGCAATCATTACAATGGCAGGAGAAAAAGACCTAGCGAAAATGATAAAAGGCATGACCCCAAAGTTGAACGAAGGGGAATATGTATTTGCAACCTTAACGAATGCAAGCCTAATTTCAAGGGCGGATATCCTTTCTGAGTTTAAAGAGAAAGAAGGTAGTACGGTAATAATTGCCAAGCAAAAAGCCGATGCTTTGAAACTTTCGTATGAATACGTAGCTTCTTGGATAACTTTGGAAATCCATTCATCTTTAGAAGGAGTTGGCCTTACTGCTCTGTTTTCCTCAGAATTGGCAAAACACAATATAAGTTGTAATGTGGTTGCGGCCTACTATCACGACCATATTTTTGTGGATAGAAAAGATGCTGAAAAAGCGGTTGTAGTTTTAAAAGGACTATCTGAAGGTTATTCGTAAAAGGGATAACGAATTACCCTTTTGAATGTTGCCTCGAAAATTTTACTCATTGCTTTTTGTTTTCAAGCTACGGTTATCTAATCCAGAAACAATATTCTAATCTTTCCGTAAAAAGATATTTTGAAAATTTGGAGGGCAAAGAAACTAGCAGCGGCGTGAGTTGGCCGCTCGAAGTCATGATTTTGTAATGTTTTGTGGTACCAGTTGATTCAAAATAAATATTTTTCCAAAAAAAATAAATGTTATATATGCTCGTTATTTGTTTGGCACAAAGGCTCGTTTAGTAAACCCTCAATAATAATCAAACTATGAAAAACATTATTAAGAAAATCTTTAAAAGTTTATTGACCTTATTATTGATAACGACGGTAACTGTTTCATCTACCGCACAAAAAAGCGTACCCACTATAGAATACGTACGTACAGCTAAATTTGGTAAAGAAATCGTTTATTATGGACAGGATGATAAGGTGCTCAATGGTACGTTTAAGATTGCGGAAAGGTCCGGAGCTTATAGTGAGGCTACATTTATAGATGGAAAACCTGATGGCAAATGGGAAGGTTACGATAGCTCTGGTAGACTTGAATTTTACTCGACCTTTGCTGAAGGTATTGGTAATGGAAAAGGAGAGACTTATTCTCAAGATGGTAGCGTACTGAATACCTATGCTTATAAAAATGGTGAACCGGATGGGGAATGGATATACAGGAATGAGCACGGAGTATATCAAATAGAAAACTACAATGAGGGCTTAAAAGAAGGAAAATGGGTGCAAACCTCACGGAATTATAATGGAGCTGTAACGTCCACAACCATTGAGTATTATAAAAATAACGACCCAACGGGGACTTGGGAAAAAACAAAGGGTGATAATCAGAAAATATCGGTAAAAGTCTATTCCGGACCCAAATCGTATTCCCTTACCGAATACTTCGAAAACGGTTTTAAAAAAAATGAGGAAATCTACGAGAACGGTGTCAGGGTAATGGAAAAAAAATACCACGACAACGGAAAATTGGCGCTTTCAGCTACCTACAATGATAAAGGCCCAATTGGGGCACTGGATAAGTTTAATGAAAAAGGGATGATAATTAGACACACACCTTATGTCGATGGTCACCTACAAGGTGTAGATGTTACTTATAATTACCGTAGCGGCAACAAATATGTAGAACGGGAATATAAGAATGGTATTACCGATGGAATCTATAAGGAATACTACCCTAGTGGAAAACTGGCGTTAGACGGTCAGTACATAAAAGACCAACGTGAGGGGACATGGAAATATTATAAAGAGAGCGGAGAGTTAAAGCAGGAGCGTGTGTTTAAAAACGACAATCAAGTTTCTGACAAGAGATATGACTAATCTCACCACTTAAAATATTTGGGAAGTTGTTTTTCTTGTTTTAATTTTAAATTTTTTCAGGGTTATAATAATGTCGAGATAGTTGAATACTTTTCGGTTCTCGTTGGTCGTATCGAACCTGTTGAACGGTGAATGGTAGCTGTCCATTCGTACTTTCCACCAATTATCTCTTATTATTAGAAGGAGTTGGTCTTACTGCTCTGTTTTCCTCAGAATTGGCAAAATACAATATAAGTTGCAATGTGGTTGCGGCCTACTATCACGACCATGTTTTTGTGGATAGAAAAGATGCTGAAAAAGCGGTTCATGTACTTAAAATGCTTTCGGAAAACTATTCGTAAAATATAGAAGTCATTATTAAAAAAAAGAAGGTCGTAAGTCCGTTTTTTCAAGTTTCATTTGTTATCTATTTTATTATCTTAGAGGGCTTAATACCAATCTAGCCCATGCCACTTGCTATTGTAATTGCCGGAATTTTCATTCTTTTCATTTTAATTGCTCGCTTTAAACTCAACGCCTTTATCGCCTTTATTATCGTTTCCCTATTGGTAGGCGTTGCTGAGGGGATGGATTTTGAAACGGTTACCAAATCTATTCAATCCGGTATTGGTAATACTTTGGGGTATCTAATTCTAATTCTTGGTCTTGGGGCCATGTTAGGTAAATTGGTGGCAGATAGCGGTGCCGCACAACGTATCACCACGCAAATGGTAGAGAAATTTGGAAAAAAACACATTCAGTGGGCTGTGGTATTAACAGGTTTTATTGTAGGTATCCCCATGTTCTATACCGTTGGCTTTGTAATATTAATTCCACTTGTTTTTACAGTTGCCGCCGCTACGGGACTTCCCTTAATTTATGTAGGATTGCCTATGTTGGCTTCCCTTTCAGTAACCCACGGATATCTTCCGCCGCACCCGGCACCTACAGGTATTGCCGTTATTTTTAATGCGGATATAGGTAAAACGCTATTGTACGGTATTATCGTGGCCATACCAGCTATTATTGTGGCAGGACCTCTTTTGTCACGCTCAATAAAAAATGTGGAGGCCACGCCTTTAAAAGAATTTTTGAACCCAAAAATCTTAACGGATGATGAGATGCCCAGTACGGCTATCAGTATTGTAACGGCTTTGCTTCCTGTAATTCTTATAGCTTTTGCATCGGTTATAGCTCTGATACTTCCTGAAGAAAATGCAATTAGAAAAGCAACGGATATTTTAGGCAATCCCGTAATGGCTATGCTTATATCGGTTTTAGTGGCCATTTATACTTTAGGATTGGCAAGGGGCAAAAAAATGAAAGATGTAATGGACTCTGTTGGAAGTGCTGTATCCGGCATTACCATGGTACTTCTTATTATAGCAGGAGCAGGGGCTTTAAAACAAGTACTTATAGA from Zobellia alginiliquefaciens includes:
- a CDS encoding glycoside hydrolase family 16 protein, with the translated sequence MTVLFTIIMNMVNIQMSFAQSTNHLPKDKTWKLVWNDEFNGKELDTTKWGFRLHIMQTRHITWTDDAYKLDGKGSLLMKAYKNEGEYHTTQLQTGSNFMDRPGNQYGKTELTWPIANLKSPKFLHKYGYYEIRCKLPTQEGWWVAFWLQSPTIGSSLDPLASGVEIDIMENFKRNGTISQNIHWNGYGENHEHEGSGEMKMGLNDNEFHTYGVDWSPTGYVFYVDGKETWRISGPVSHTEQFILVSAECNGYREGAASPILKEAILPDYFEVDYVRVYDEVKI
- a CDS encoding glycoside hydrolase family 88 protein, which gives rise to MQRRIFLEKIPTLGLGVFLLPSTACDLLSEVRFKGTKTIDVKIISQNPIEIPKGKRAAFGWRTAGIRPNDFIVLKPLSNLPNTNVFFRISIAQETWDEKLLKIRIPDTEIDIGSIAIKSSSVLVPYELEIDKKHVRSINKHGLVLFLEASEPLWIFDRQSIDGNNQLLLPHLCVSTEKNGSVETFLDNFMSLNSIQAFGWREGTVLDGLWQIYSQKGTQQALDIIKKHFDLFFDDNKNLIYENAHSMPKFNQIDGIESTIPFATLARLDASHPILKTVVKAWDSYTKENGMVTDGHSLTAEGCYTVAYPMAVIGKLWKRKDLMQNALEQLRHRFVLLNNGSFYLRYNQGEKTYKNWARGAAWFLLGSVRTISELEGEIEDQVIIEKFREGVDIVVAMQRENGLWNCFMDQDVAPDTSGSAGISAAIMTGVQNGYLESKYAIYAKKCWIGLQQYLTPDGFLKGAAQDNRGGIGLQQSNYRVIAQMGMGMMAQLYAFRK
- a CDS encoding DUF4861 family protein; translated protein: MRLIVVIIIVFINNITFAQNNTDVSLFFKKDSTNYLNEVSSKEGDLFNVLGHHGSAIENEWLGFRIYFNKVAAIDVYSKTKEGLEIRKAQWYPSVEQQKNGWGADYYKVGNTVGLGGIRLWDGEKVVPLNPITKRTARVVKEGTISYMEMLSEGIPYKNTNVDILVRVTVFTGIRKAKVEAFALTSEPVQFVTGINHHPGHKINSESNYISTWGLHPEDVAVDKIEIGSAILFNPNDFVQKISEESQYLLVSKPTKLLESWIVSANAKEKKLNTFEKFLAYIEEESKL
- a CDS encoding DUF6807 family protein, whose protein sequence is MYRLLLFISLTNILSAQNINVKIQSNIACFTENKDSILNYQIADKSLNGTYKRSNYIHPLYTLDGQILTEDFPKDHLHHRGVFWAWHQLYINDTKLGDAWDINDFHWIVKSVKELKVEGKAKAIQAEVLWKTTRWKDENGKEKPVVREMTTIKVYPTKNRYRQIDIKISICALESNMSLGGAQNKTGYGGFSARVRLVNDIAFASSTGVVTPDILPVIAGDWIDISGSFSKDGVLSGLSILSHPDNPGFPNPWVLRSKGSMQNAVYPYPGESAVPLSETQPTTLRYRLLVHEGDNEALDIESIHTDFGKN
- a CDS encoding HipA family kinase codes for the protein MNTIEIRTVDVVQYIKPLREGGSLPGLVKADDEFLYVIKFRGAGQGKKALIAELIGAELARAMGLKVPEIVFMNLDDSFNKTEPDEEIQDLLKFSVGLNLGLHYLSGSIVYDPLVSVADPLTASKVVLLDGMISNIDRTAKNTNLLNWHKELWLIDHGSSFYFHHNWETWRTHLDRTFPAIKDHVLLERASELTQAANEIKERIDETVIAEIVSNVPEDWLLSESDQLTPLEKRAAYKEFLNTRLAKLEVLVKEAADAR
- a CDS encoding DUF3037 domain-containing protein, which translates into the protein MQDRVTYEFAIIRLVPKVERGEFINVGAIVFSKRKKFLRMKFAIDPNRLKAFACDVAQEDIEAYLKAWKLVCEGEPKGGVIGTLDLPSRFRWLTASRSTIIQSSKPHPGLCTDPEKELEILFNLYVL
- a CDS encoding PAS domain-containing sensor histidine kinase; translated protein: MNKPLNVNSHFNKDKIYTQTVLDHMGDSVFVKDAQSRLVIVNDAFCKMMGLSRKDILGKTLAEDFAPEEAESFLKVDQQVLESGIESVVEEKITVRGGKSKIISTRKSRFIDEKGHKFLVCVLRDISENKKAEEDLRKSETQLRKVGDTKDKLFSIIAHDLRSPFNNISLLSDLLGDSIQKNDVAQSNEYLELIDRTTKNSLNLLDNLLNWAKSQMGQLELESKSVCVHQIINETLELYETIAKTKDITLNYSKVEAIEVRSDDKMIRTVVRNLVSNAIKFTKPGGNINLSTALSDTHVEVTVSDNGVGMSSDTCKRLFGINTNMACVGTADEKGSGFGLVLCKEFVEKLGGKIWAESTLGEGSDFKFTVPLNMPK
- a CDS encoding Crp/Fnr family transcriptional regulator is translated as MDGTTLKTFLTTNLNVDEGEIFAILENCKKKSIQKDTFLLRKNERCEHTFFVEKGLLRQYSIDNKGKEHVIAFAPENWFVTDRESSYFNSPSAYYIQALEASRVVLLNDAFIQQLSKNIPSFSDFNNRLLHNHIRHLQKRVNGLLSASAEERYLQFVKMYPDILLRVPQTMVASYLGVTPESLSRVRKGLAQKHFKK
- a CDS encoding pirin family protein, coding for MKTRTVELVVKPKDPHFVGDGFRVHNFIPSGFRLDMERMNPFIMMDYNSKFHFSATDSPRGVDVHPHRGFETVTIAYKGKVAHHDSSGGGGVISEGDVQWMTAASGVLHKEYHEEEWAKKGGDFQMVQLWVNLPKKDKMSEPKYQAIKKENLNRFKLPNKTGEVEVIAGEYNAVKGAASTFTPINMFNARLEKGGKVDFSFPENYNTVLLVIEGSVTVNGTDHAPTDHLVLMANDGENFTVEASEDALVLVLSGDPLNEPIAAHGPFVMNTREELMQAFHDFNNGKFGYLEN
- a CDS encoding ACT domain-containing protein, whose protein sequence is MAGEKDLAKMIKGMTPKLNEGEYVFATLTNASLISRADILSEFKEKEGSTVIIAKQKADALKLSYEYVASWITLEIHSSLEGVGLTALFSSELAKHNISCNVVAAYYHDHIFVDRKDAEKAVVVLKGLSEGYS
- a CDS encoding toxin-antitoxin system YwqK family antitoxin, with amino-acid sequence MKNIIKKIFKSLLTLLLITTVTVSSTAQKSVPTIEYVRTAKFGKEIVYYGQDDKVLNGTFKIAERSGAYSEATFIDGKPDGKWEGYDSSGRLEFYSTFAEGIGNGKGETYSQDGSVLNTYAYKNGEPDGEWIYRNEHGVYQIENYNEGLKEGKWVQTSRNYNGAVTSTTIEYYKNNDPTGTWEKTKGDNQKISVKVYSGPKSYSLTEYFENGFKKNEEIYENGVRVMEKKYHDNGKLALSATYNDKGPIGALDKFNEKGMIIRHTPYVDGHLQGVDVTYNYRSGNKYVEREYKNGITDGIYKEYYPSGKLALDGQYIKDQREGTWKYYKESGELKQERVFKNDNQVSDKRYD